From Epinephelus lanceolatus isolate andai-2023 chromosome 2, ASM4190304v1, whole genome shotgun sequence, one genomic window encodes:
- the fgf7 gene encoding fibroblast growth factor 7 encodes MRKWVLTWNLQYLFPGLYLHAIFLFGSVCVVYSDCTPEQLAAIMNCSKHERHTRNYDYMEGGDVRIRQLFSRTQWFLTIDDFGNITGTQDPTNCYSILEIRTVSEGGVLAIKGVKSQYYISMNKAGQLQGKRIYNENCNFKEVFLENYFNAYSSAKWTKNGKEMFIALSQKGRPMRGKKTRREHIASHFIPIKCREEDRRVD; translated from the exons ATGCGCAAATGGGTGCTGACATGGAACCTTCAATATCTGTTCCCGGGACTGTACCTGCACGCAATCTTCTTGTtcggcagtgtgtgtgtggtctacAGTGACTGCACTCCAGAGCAACTTGCTGCCATCATGAACTGCTCCAAACACGAGCGCCACACGAGGAACTACGACTACATGGAGGGCGGGGATGTGCGCATTCGTCAGTTGTTCAGCCGCACACAGTGGTTCCTAACAATTGATGACTTTGGCAACATCACCGGGACTCAAGATCCCACCAACTGCTACA GTATCCTGGAGATCAGGACAGTGTCTGAGGGGGGTGTACTGGCTATCAAAGGCGTGAAGAGTCAGTATTATATCTCTATGAACAAGGCTGGACAGCTGCAAGGCAAG AGGATCTACAATGAAAACTGCAACTTCAAGGAGGTTTTCCTAGAAAACTACTTCAATGCTTACTCCTCTGCAAAGTGGACTAAAAATGGCAAAGAAATGTTCATAGCTCTGTCTCAGAAAGGACGGCCAATGCGAGGCAAGAAGACTAGGAGGGAGCATATAGCATCTCACTTCATCCCTATTAAGTGCAGGGAGGAGGACCGGAGggtggactga